In Mytilus edulis chromosome 7, xbMytEdul2.2, whole genome shotgun sequence, a single genomic region encodes these proteins:
- the LOC139483472 gene encoding uncharacterized protein: MSKKKDDPPKIHLPKEQSVQFSRTNTDMVSYEDLLIAQYLEELRKTKGEMRKKKDVPRSPYAQRVSSATEYKYSKRRSMSATYPVRPPSVNKPKIDANALQTPIPGTRLLSGRE, translated from the exons ATGTCGAAGAAGAAAGACGACCCACCTAAGATCCATTTACCAAAGGAACAATCAGTCCAGTTTAGTAGAACCAATACAGACATGGTCAGTTATGAAGATCTATTGATTGCTCAGTATCTTGAGGAACTGAGAAAAACGAAAGGAGAGATGAGGAAGAAGAAAGA tGTCCCAAGATCACCTTATGCTCAGCGTGTATCTTCAGCGACAGAATATAAATATAGCAAGAGACGATCCATGTCTGCAACATATCCAGTCAGACCACCCTCTGTTAACAAACCAAAAATAGATGCAAATGCATTGCAGACCCCAATCCCTGGGACCCGGCTACTCTCAGGGAGAGAATAA